The following coding sequences are from one Salvia hispanica cultivar TCC Black 2014 chromosome 3, UniMelb_Shisp_WGS_1.0, whole genome shotgun sequence window:
- the LOC125216218 gene encoding piriformospora indica-insensitive protein 2-like: MKKIKSLMCWIVILCIFSLNLWCNGEAESEAAPMKSGEKAALYSTIQTFVGKWWNGSDLYPDPCGWTPIEGVSCDLFDGFWYVTELSIGSLHENSLNCAQCADFSPHLFALSHLKSLLFFNCFTALRRRPISIPARSWGALGPSLESLEFRSNPGLTGRIPPSLGELKSLKSMVMVENGLSGELHPFIGNLKELERLNLAGNSFVGQIPHSLVGLKQLLILDLSRNLLSGPLTLSFGGMVPLLKLDLSYNKLQGNIPESLGNLKNLTLLDLSNNRLRGGITKSLENLEFLQELVLSNNPIGGGLMELQWERMTSLAALELSNASLTGGIPESMARLRGLRFLGLNNNMLTGEIPSSLASLPNVGAMYLHGNNLTGELEFSALFYGKMGRRFGAWDNPNLCYRVQANYVPKGVKQCQKDVMRFLKFGDSKPLVSLGSPLLVSSCVRNLVFVMFIVFNFM; the protein is encoded by the exons ATGAAAAAGATCAAATCTTTGATGTGTTGGATCGTCATCCTCTGCATATTTAGCTTAAATTTGTGGTGCAATGGAGAGGCTGAGAGCGAGGCAGCTCCAATGAAGAGCGGGGAGAAAGCAGCTCTGTATTCTACTATTCAAACTTTCGTGGGCAAATGGTGGAATGGTTCGGATCTTTATCCGGATCCTTGTGGTTGGACTCCCATTGAG GGTGTTTCATGCGATCTGTTTGATGGATTTTGGTATGTGACAGAGTTAAGCATAGGATCTCTTCATGAAAACTCCCTAAATTGCGCTCAATGCGCTGATTTCAGCCCTCATCTCTTTGCACTAAGCCACCTGAAATCTCTCTTATTCTTCAACTGCTTCACGGCGTTGCGCCGCCGCCCTATCTCAATCCCTGCTCGGAGTTGGGGAGCTCTCGGCCCAAGCTTGGAGTCGCTGGAGTTCCGGTCAAACCCCGGGCTAACGGGGCGAATCCCGCCTTCTCTCGGGGAGCTCAAGAGTCTCAAATCAATGGTGATGGTGGAGAATGGACTGAGTGGTGAATTGCATCCATTCATAGGCAATTTGAAGGAATTGGAGCGTTTGAATCTTGCTGGGAATTCATTTGTAGGCCAAATACCCCATAGCTTGGTAGGGCTAAAGCAATTGTTGATTCTTGATTTGAGCAGGAATTTACTATCTGGCCCTTTGACATTGAGTTTTGGAGGGATGGTCCCACTCTTGAAGCTTGATTTGAGCTACAACAAACTGCAGGGGAATATCCCAGAAAGTCTTGGGAACTTGAAGAATTTGACACTTTTAGATCTCAGCAACAACAGATTGAGAGGTGGGATCACTAAATCACTAGAGAATTTGGAGTTCTTGCAAGAACTAGTCCTCTCAAACAACCCCATTGGAGGTGGGCTAATGGAGCTCCAGTGGGAGAGAATGACGAGCCTAGCTGCGCTTGAGCTTTCGAACGCAAGCCTGACAGGTGGCATTCCAGAGTCGATGGCCCGTCTCCGGGGGCTGAGGTTTCTGGGGCTCAACAATAACATGCTGACAGGGGAGATCCCTTCAAGTCTTGCAAGTTTGCCTAATGTTGGTGCAATGTATCTTCATGGTAATAATTTGACAGGGGAGCTTGAATTCTCTGCTTTGTTTTACGGCAAAATGGGGAGAAGATTTGGTGCATGGGATAATCCAAATCTTTGCTACCGTGTGCAGGCAAATTATGTGCCTAAAGGGGTGAAACAATGCCAAAAGGATGTGATGAGATTTCTCAAGTTTGGTGATTCCAAACCTCTTGTTTCATTAGGATCACCACTATTAGTATCATCTTGTGTTAGGAACTTGGTTTTTGTTATGTTTATAGTTTTCAATTTCATGTAA
- the LOC125212416 gene encoding clavaminate synthase-like protein At3g21360, whose product MESSCKYFKVGSCEGQKVVEGEAMPLVLQPPEGGSGNTEGLLAALKENKEWFEKLIVKNSAVLLRGFHVKNAHEFNDIVAAFGWEDIRYVGPAPRTHVYKRVWTANEGPLSEFIYYHHEMVLIKEFPEKVILFCEVPPPGGGETPIVPSFRVTERMLEEYPEMVEEMETKGLRYTFTALSKDNTSSMRGRGWEDAFGTSDRVEAEKRGKALGMEMEWLADGGVKTILGPRPLTRVFEGRKGRRMWFNTVVGMHGNELSSATMADASEIPDEVVRRCQEIIEEESIQFKWEMGDVLFLDNLALLHGRRPSLPPRKVLVATCK is encoded by the exons ATGGAGTCGAGCTGCAAATACTTCAAGGTTGGAAGTTGCGAAGGGCAGAAGGTGGTCGAAGGCGAAGCTATGCCACTCGTCCTGCAGCCCCCCGAGGGCGGCTCTGGCAACACGGAGGGGCTGCTGGCTGCCCTGAAGGAAAACAAAGAGTGGTTCGAGAAGTTGATAGTAAAAAACAGTGCTGTCCTCCTCAGAGGCTTCCATGTCAAGAATGCCCACGAATTCAACGACATAGTCGCGGCCTTCGGATGGGAGGACATACGGTACGTGGGGCCCGCCCCTAGGACACATGTGTACAAGAGGGTCTGGACAGCCAACGAAGGTCCCCTGTCTGAGTTCATCTACTACCACCATGAGATGGTCCTG ATCAAAGAATTCCCAGAGAAGGTGATTCTTTTCTGTGAGGTACCTCCACCGGGAGGGGGAGAGACTCCGATCGTGCCTAGCTTCCGTGTGACAGAGAGGATGCTGGAGGAGTACCCGGAGATGGTGGAGGAGATGGAGACGAAAGGACTGAGATACACGTTCACGGCCCTCAGCAAAGACAACACATCGTCCATGAGAGGCCGGGGCTGGGAAGATGCATTCGGGACTTCAGACCGCGTAGAAGCAGAGAAGAGGGGCAAGGCATTAGGGATGGAGATGGAATGGCTGGCGGACGGTGGGGTGAAGACGATACTAGGCCCGAGGCCTTTGACAAGGGTGTTCGAGGGAAGAAAAGGGAGGAGGATGTGGTTCAACACCGTTGTCGGGATGCACGGCAACGAGCTCAGCTCTGCCACCATGGCTGATGCAAGTGAAATACCGGATGAGGTGGTGAGGAGATGCCAAGAGATCATCGAAGAAGAGAGCATCCAATTCAAGTGGGAAATGGGAGATGTTTTGTTCCTTGATAACTTGGCTTTACTTCATGGTAGAAGGCCTTCTCTCCCACCAAGAAAAGTGTTGGTTGCTACATGCAAATAA